In Chryseobacterium lactis, a single genomic region encodes these proteins:
- a CDS encoding ABC transporter permease: MNIIFKKDTWQEIYYSLRNNKLRTFLTMIGVGWGMFLYVSLLGAAKGMENGFDKLFSGFATNSIFLWAQKTSIPYEGFPKGREVHLQLSDMEMLKRKVTAIDYISPQNARGSFTGTPGESMSRNGKNGTYSLTGDYAVGNKISEKKLIFGRYINDADVSGNKNVVVIGEEIYKNFFDSKKKEDPIGKSINIKGIFFNVIGVFRVKKGGGFENDQTAFIPLSTYTKMYNAGEQIDMFAIVSKPNANVGTVEQDVKEVLKSKNKISPEDTNAFGSFNLGKEFKKLTGFLTGMQLLTIIVGTLTILAGVIAISNILLITVKERTKEIGIRRALGAKPSEVRNQILLESVVITLSSGLLGFMFGIFVLMILNAVTQGQDAFPFYNPTVNYGNVFAAMGVMVVLGLIIGMIPAQRAVKIRPIEALRTE; encoded by the coding sequence GTGAATATCATATTTAAAAAAGATACTTGGCAGGAGATTTATTATTCATTGAGGAATAATAAGCTTCGAACATTTCTTACCATGATTGGTGTAGGATGGGGAATGTTTTTGTATGTAAGCCTTCTGGGAGCAGCAAAAGGAATGGAAAACGGTTTTGATAAACTATTTTCAGGGTTTGCTACCAATTCGATCTTTCTGTGGGCACAGAAGACATCTATTCCTTATGAGGGTTTTCCTAAAGGAAGAGAAGTGCATTTGCAATTATCTGATATGGAAATGCTGAAAAGAAAAGTAACCGCTATAGATTATATATCACCGCAAAATGCAAGAGGTAGTTTTACAGGAACACCCGGGGAATCTATGTCCAGAAATGGTAAAAACGGGACTTACTCTCTTACCGGGGACTATGCTGTAGGAAATAAAATTTCAGAAAAGAAACTTATTTTCGGCCGATATATCAATGATGCGGATGTTTCAGGAAATAAAAATGTAGTAGTCATCGGAGAAGAAATTTACAAGAACTTTTTTGATTCCAAGAAAAAAGAGGACCCTATTGGAAAATCCATTAATATCAAAGGTATTTTCTTTAATGTAATCGGAGTTTTCAGGGTGAAAAAGGGTGGTGGATTTGAAAATGATCAAACCGCATTTATCCCATTGTCTACCTACACGAAAATGTACAATGCCGGTGAGCAGATTGACATGTTTGCTATTGTGAGTAAGCCTAATGCCAATGTAGGAACGGTAGAGCAGGACGTAAAAGAAGTCTTAAAATCTAAAAATAAAATTTCTCCTGAAGATACCAACGCTTTCGGTAGTTTCAATTTAGGAAAAGAATTTAAAAAATTAACAGGTTTCCTTACCGGAATGCAGCTGCTAACCATTATTGTAGGGACATTGACGATTCTGGCAGGAGTTATTGCCATTTCCAATATCCTGTTGATTACAGTAAAAGAAAGGACAAAAGAAATAGGAATCAGAAGAGCGTTGGGAGCAAAACCCTCTGAAGTAAGAAATCAGATTTTATTAGAAAGTGTGGTGATTACCCTTTCCTCAGGACTGCTCGGTTTTATGTTTGGAATTTTTGTATTGATGATTTTAAATGCGGTAACGCAAGGTCAGGATGCATTCCCTTTCTATAATCCGACTGTAAATTATGGAAACGTATTCGCTGCAATGGGGGTAATGGTTGTTCTGGGGTTGATCATCGGAATGATTCCCGCCCAAAGAGCCGTAAAAATCAGACCGATTGAAGCATTAAGAACAGAATAA
- a CDS encoding ABC transporter permease — protein sequence MFDLDRWQEIFSSIRSNVLRTVLSGFTVALGLFIFIVLFGIGKGLQNAFSEGFAGDAKNLIIFSTGKANLAYKGLQSDRNITMNNSDYDFLINTDKQKAGPSSPRYSASLMVKYGKESGLYQINGAEPGEQVIENRKVIDGRYLSAMDLERKLNVAVIGRMVQRDLIKNGSPIGKELDINGTMYKVIGVFSDDGGDRDERHITVPITTLQQMKKGSDTVNIAYITYNDKLTPDQAIKYGDELKNKLKARKNVSPDDENGVRVWNNAKNMNDTFTFMAVLTAIVGFIGLGTLLAGIIGISNIMVYIVKERTKEIGVRKAIGAKPRGIVALIVQESVVITVVSGLVGVGIGVLTLNLIGDSLEEFFIKNPSVGWGSILMAFIALIFSGLIAGFIPAYRASKIKPIEALRTE from the coding sequence ATGTTTGACCTAGATCGTTGGCAGGAAATATTCAGTTCTATCCGTAGTAATGTGCTTCGGACGGTACTTTCGGGGTTTACGGTAGCTTTGGGATTGTTTATTTTTATCGTGCTTTTCGGAATCGGAAAAGGGCTGCAAAATGCATTCTCTGAAGGATTTGCGGGAGATGCCAAAAACCTGATTATTTTTTCTACAGGAAAGGCCAACCTGGCTTATAAAGGTTTGCAGTCTGATCGAAATATTACAATGAATAACTCAGACTATGACTTTTTAATTAATACAGATAAGCAAAAAGCAGGGCCTTCCAGTCCCAGATACAGTGCCAGTTTAATGGTGAAATATGGAAAAGAGAGTGGTCTTTATCAGATTAATGGAGCTGAGCCTGGGGAGCAGGTTATTGAAAATAGAAAAGTTATTGATGGCCGCTATTTGTCAGCCATGGATTTGGAAAGAAAATTAAACGTTGCTGTTATTGGAAGAATGGTTCAGCGGGATTTGATCAAAAATGGAAGCCCGATAGGAAAAGAGCTGGATATTAACGGAACAATGTATAAAGTTATCGGCGTTTTTTCAGATGACGGAGGAGATAGAGATGAAAGGCATATTACTGTTCCTATTACGACTTTACAGCAGATGAAAAAAGGATCCGATACAGTAAATATAGCCTATATTACCTATAATGATAAACTGACCCCGGATCAGGCCATCAAGTATGGTGATGAACTGAAAAATAAATTAAAAGCAAGAAAAAATGTTTCTCCTGATGACGAAAATGGAGTTCGTGTCTGGAATAATGCCAAAAATATGAATGACACCTTCACTTTTATGGCAGTTCTTACCGCAATCGTAGGGTTCATTGGATTGGGAACCTTATTGGCAGGCATTATCGGGATCAGTAATATTATGGTGTATATCGTAAAAGAAAGAACTAAAGAGATCGGAGTAAGAAAGGCAATAGGTGCCAAACCGAGAGGAATTGTGGCTCTGATTGTTCAGGAAAGTGTTGTGATTACCGTTGTTTCAGGACTTGTAGGGGTTGGAATCGGAGTTTTAACATTAAATCTTATCGGAGATAGTCTTGAAGAGTTTTTTATTAAAAATCCTAGTGTGGGATGGGGATCAATCCTAATGGCTTTTATAGCATTGATCTTCTCAGGACTGATTGCAGGATTTATTCCCGCATACAGAGCTTCGAAAATTAAGCCGATAGAAGCATTGAGAACAGAATAA
- a CDS encoding four helix bundle protein, translated as MFLNLNHYKLDVYKSARQLRIECYKTLSEIPDTERFNIIDQIRRASTSVVLNITEGCSRKSELERKRYFEIARGSVIELDSCFDIVIECNYIKIEELRKIENLIKTTFILLSKMLK; from the coding sequence ATGTTTTTAAATCTGAATCATTATAAACTTGATGTTTATAAATCAGCCAGACAGTTGAGAATTGAATGTTATAAAACTTTATCAGAAATTCCGGACACTGAAAGATTTAATATAATTGATCAAATACGGAGAGCTTCCACTTCAGTTGTCTTAAATATTACTGAAGGTTGTTCCAGAAAATCGGAACTGGAAAGAAAAAGATATTTTGAAATTGCAAGAGGTTCAGTGATTGAGTTAGATTCTTGCTTTGATATAGTAATAGAGTGTAATTATATCAAAATAGAAGAATTGAGAAAAATTGAAAATTTAATAAAAACGACATTTATTTTATTAAGTAAAATGTTGAAATAA
- a CDS encoding ABC transporter ATP-binding protein — translation MLVIQDLHKSYDTGKSKLHVLKGINLNISEGEFVSIMGSSGSGKSTLLNIIGILDEKDSGTYELDGVPIEHLSEVKAAEYRSKFLGFIFQSFNLINYKTALENVALPLYYQNVPRKERNQKAMEYLEKVSLAQWANHLPSELSGGQKQRVAIARALITNPKVVLADEPTGALDSKTTHDIMKLLQDINNEGKTIIVVTHEPDVAAQTKRNVVLKDGIIESDEFIKQIVL, via the coding sequence ATGTTAGTAATTCAGGATTTACATAAATCATACGATACAGGAAAAAGCAAGCTCCATGTTCTTAAAGGGATTAATCTGAATATTTCAGAAGGCGAGTTTGTTTCTATCATGGGAAGTTCCGGTTCCGGAAAATCTACTCTTCTTAATATTATTGGTATTCTGGATGAAAAAGACTCAGGAACCTATGAATTGGATGGAGTTCCTATTGAGCACTTGTCTGAAGTAAAAGCAGCGGAATACAGAAGTAAATTTTTGGGATTTATTTTTCAATCCTTTAACCTTATCAATTATAAAACCGCTCTGGAAAATGTAGCACTTCCTCTATATTACCAAAATGTACCGAGAAAAGAACGTAATCAAAAAGCGATGGAATACCTTGAAAAAGTGAGTCTTGCACAATGGGCAAACCATCTCCCAAGTGAACTTTCCGGAGGACAAAAGCAAAGAGTCGCTATTGCCAGGGCTTTGATTACCAATCCTAAAGTAGTACTGGCAGATGAACCTACCGGAGCTTTGGATTCAAAAACGACTCACGATATTATGAAACTTCTTCAGGATATTAATAATGAAGGAAAAACAATTATCGTCGTAACTCACGAACCTGATGTGGCTGCACAAACCAAAAGAAATGTGGTGCTGAAAGACGGAATCATCGAAAGTGATGAGTTTATCAAGCAGATTGTACTTTAA
- a CDS encoding ribonucleotide-diphosphate reductase subunit beta, giving the protein MGIFDKRVSYKPFEYPEVLQFVEAINKSFWVHSEVDFTADVQDFHSQLEPHEKHAVKNALLAIAQIEVSVKTFWGNLYNHLPKPEFNGLGSTFAECEFRHSEAYSRLLEVLGYNDEFLNVIEIPAVKGRIEFLGNALKHANSATPKEYVSALLLFSILVENVSLFSQFAIILSFTRFKGFMKNVSNIIAWTSVDEQIHANAGIYLINKIREEQPDLLTDSDIEDIYTLVDESIAREGDILSWIFELGEIDNVSKEDLLNFMKYRVDDSLKKINMKTRYNITPEQYRPMVWFEEEVFANSLDDFFAKRPVDYTKHDKSITANDLF; this is encoded by the coding sequence ATGGGAATTTTTGATAAAAGAGTAAGCTATAAGCCATTTGAATACCCGGAGGTGCTTCAATTTGTAGAGGCTATCAACAAATCGTTCTGGGTACATTCGGAAGTGGACTTTACTGCAGATGTTCAGGATTTTCATTCGCAGTTGGAACCACATGAGAAGCACGCTGTGAAAAATGCGCTATTAGCCATTGCACAGATCGAGGTGTCTGTAAAGACATTCTGGGGGAATTTATATAACCACCTTCCAAAACCGGAATTTAATGGATTAGGATCTACTTTTGCAGAATGCGAGTTCCGCCACTCTGAAGCATATTCCCGTTTATTAGAGGTACTAGGATATAATGATGAATTCCTTAACGTTATTGAAATTCCTGCTGTAAAAGGAAGAATTGAATTCCTTGGAAATGCTTTAAAACATGCGAACTCTGCTACTCCTAAAGAGTATGTATCTGCTTTATTGTTATTCAGTATTTTAGTAGAAAACGTTTCTCTTTTCTCTCAATTTGCCATTATCCTTTCTTTCACTAGATTTAAAGGATTCATGAAAAATGTTTCCAATATCATCGCATGGACTTCTGTAGATGAGCAAATTCACGCTAATGCAGGAATTTATCTGATCAACAAAATCCGTGAAGAGCAACCTGACCTTTTAACAGACAGCGATATTGAAGACATCTATACTTTGGTAGACGAATCAATCGCAAGAGAAGGTGATATCCTAAGCTGGATTTTTGAACTGGGTGAAATCGACAACGTATCTAAAGAAGATTTATTAAACTTCATGAAATACCGTGTTGACGACAGTTTAAAGAAAATCAACATGAAGACAAGATACAACATCACCCCTGAACAATACAGACCAATGGTATGGTTCGAGGAAGAAGTTTTCGCGAATTCATTAGATGATTTCTTTGCAAAAAGACCTGTAGATTACACGAAACACGATAAAAGTATTACAGCGAACGATTTGTTTTAA
- a CDS encoding ribonucleoside-diphosphate reductase subunit alpha, whose protein sequence is MEEQNSNIWWLNEESEQMLNRGYLLKGETVDGAIDRITTAAAKRLYKPELQAAFKEMITKGWISFSSPVWANMGTQRGLPISCFNAHIPDSIEGITHKMGEVIMQTKIGGGTSGYFGELRNRGTAVTDNGKSSGAVSFMKLFDTAMDVVSQGGVRRGAFAAYLDIDHGDIEEFLSIKDIGSPIQNLFTGVCVPDYWMQDMIDGDMEKRKVWARVLESRQQKGLPYIFFTDNVNRNKPQVYKDLGMTVNASNLCSEIMLPSTMDESFICCLSSMNLELYDEWKDTDAVKLAVYFLDAVLSEFIDKTEGNYYLQGARNFAMRHRALGLGVLGYHSYLQKNMIPFESFEATQFNARAFRHIKEQAEQASRELANIYGEPEVLKGYGLRNTTTMAIAPTTSSSAILGQTSPGIEPFSSNYYKAGLAKGNFMRKNKYLAKLLEEKGLDNEETWRTIMLNHGSVQHLSELTDEEKAVFKTFKEISPMEIISQAAQRQQYIDQAQSLNLQIPSTMPVKDVNYLYIEAWKKGVKTLYYQRSSSVSKEMMVNFVSCSSCEA, encoded by the coding sequence ATGGAAGAGCAAAATTCAAATATATGGTGGCTCAATGAAGAGTCTGAGCAAATGCTTAACAGAGGATATCTGTTGAAAGGTGAAACGGTAGACGGAGCTATCGACAGAATTACCACTGCAGCAGCAAAAAGGTTATACAAACCTGAGCTTCAGGCGGCTTTCAAAGAAATGATTACAAAAGGATGGATCAGCTTCTCATCGCCGGTATGGGCGAATATGGGAACACAAAGAGGTCTTCCTATCTCATGTTTCAACGCACACATTCCGGACAGCATTGAAGGAATCACTCATAAAATGGGTGAGGTTATCATGCAGACCAAAATTGGTGGAGGAACTTCAGGTTATTTCGGAGAATTGAGAAACAGAGGTACTGCTGTAACCGATAACGGAAAATCTTCAGGAGCCGTTTCATTCATGAAGCTTTTTGATACAGCTATGGATGTTGTTTCTCAGGGAGGCGTGAGAAGAGGTGCTTTTGCTGCTTACTTAGATATTGACCACGGAGATATTGAAGAATTTTTATCCATTAAAGATATTGGTAGCCCAATTCAGAACCTGTTTACCGGAGTATGTGTTCCAGATTACTGGATGCAGGATATGATTGATGGTGACATGGAAAAACGTAAAGTTTGGGCAAGAGTACTGGAAAGCCGTCAGCAAAAAGGTCTTCCCTATATTTTCTTTACAGATAACGTTAACAGAAATAAGCCACAGGTATATAAAGATTTAGGAATGACGGTTAATGCAAGTAACCTTTGTTCTGAAATCATGCTTCCATCTACTATGGACGAATCTTTCATCTGCTGTCTTTCGTCTATGAACCTTGAGTTGTATGACGAGTGGAAAGATACTGATGCTGTAAAACTGGCTGTGTACTTCCTGGATGCCGTTTTATCTGAATTTATTGATAAAACTGAAGGAAACTACTACCTACAGGGAGCAAGAAACTTCGCAATGCGTCACAGAGCTCTTGGATTAGGAGTTTTAGGATACCATTCATATTTACAGAAAAATATGATTCCTTTTGAAAGTTTTGAAGCTACGCAATTCAATGCAAGAGCATTCAGACACATTAAGGAACAAGCTGAACAAGCTTCAAGAGAGCTTGCCAACATCTACGGAGAGCCTGAAGTATTGAAAGGATATGGTTTGAGAAATACCACTACAATGGCTATTGCTCCTACGACTTCAAGTTCTGCTATTTTAGGACAAACTTCTCCTGGAATTGAGCCGTTCTCTTCCAACTATTATAAAGCAGGTCTTGCGAAAGGAAACTTTATGCGTAAGAACAAATACCTTGCAAAATTATTAGAAGAAAAAGGATTGGATAACGAAGAAACATGGAGAACGATTATGTTGAACCATGGTTCTGTACAACACTTGTCTGAATTAACAGACGAAGAAAAAGCAGTATTCAAAACATTCAAAGAAATTTCTCCGATGGAGATCATTTCTCAGGCTGCACAAAGACAGCAATATATTGACCAGGCACAATCACTGAATCTTCAGATTCCTTCTACAATGCCTGTAAAAGATGTTAACTATCTTTATATTGAAGCCTGGAAAAAAGGAGTAAAAACATTGTACTACCAAAGAAGTTCTTCTGTTTCAAAAGAAATGATGGTGAACTTTGTGTCATGCTCAAGCTGTGAAGCTTAG
- a CDS encoding IS4 family transposase produces MSIFNEHKISVSQLLSFIPEALLSHLSANTKVDHYSKVLQGRKMFYLLLFAITSSEKLSQRTLEDTFKDPVFKALFNLDETETVRRSSISERLSKIDSGYFKEIYDCIYNMFCDSYNPAEREKYDLIRTDSTVIGEAAGKLKEGIAQNGGKKFIKYSVLFDGLLPCGVEIYNTPKYCAEDNALSEAVLQHVKREKEHANIYIIDKGLGSAQRMKEFDDKGVFFVIRSKENRKHEEIKSFIEKDQNIDLGEIVLIKDSLVKLYSSKPVPTQKGKTYNKEEQIETHFRLVVVSSKQQPEKEFWFLTNDFQISAKDIANYYRKRWDIEVFFRFLKQELHASHLLSLNKNGIEVMIYMTLITAMLILIYKKANNIGYKTAKRRFAMEIRNLAISILIIGAGGNPDKVFKT; encoded by the coding sequence ATGTCCATTTTCAACGAACACAAAATTTCAGTTTCCCAGTTGTTAAGCTTTATTCCTGAAGCCCTTTTATCCCATCTTTCAGCCAATACTAAAGTAGATCATTATTCTAAAGTTCTTCAAGGCAGAAAGATGTTTTATCTTCTATTATTTGCCATTACCAGCAGTGAAAAATTAAGCCAGCGAACACTGGAAGACACATTTAAAGATCCTGTATTTAAGGCTTTATTCAATCTTGATGAAACTGAAACTGTCAGACGCAGTTCTATTTCTGAGAGGCTTTCGAAAATCGATTCAGGATACTTTAAAGAAATCTACGATTGTATTTATAATATGTTCTGTGATTCCTATAACCCGGCAGAAAGAGAAAAATATGATTTAATAAGAACAGATAGCACTGTTATTGGTGAAGCCGCTGGAAAATTAAAAGAAGGCATTGCTCAAAACGGAGGTAAGAAATTTATTAAGTACAGTGTCTTATTTGATGGACTACTTCCTTGCGGAGTTGAAATTTACAATACTCCCAAATACTGTGCAGAAGATAATGCTCTTTCTGAAGCTGTATTGCAACATGTGAAAAGAGAAAAAGAACATGCCAATATTTATATTATAGATAAAGGATTGGGTTCTGCCCAAAGAATGAAAGAATTTGATGATAAAGGGGTGTTTTTTGTTATAAGATCTAAAGAAAATAGAAAACATGAAGAAATAAAGTCTTTTATTGAAAAAGATCAGAATATCGACTTAGGAGAAATTGTACTGATAAAAGACAGTTTAGTAAAGCTATATTCGTCAAAACCTGTCCCAACTCAAAAAGGGAAAACTTATAATAAAGAGGAACAAATTGAAACACATTTCAGATTGGTTGTAGTAAGCAGCAAACAGCAACCTGAAAAAGAATTTTGGTTTCTGACCAATGACTTTCAAATCTCTGCAAAAGATATTGCGAATTATTATCGAAAAAGATGGGATATTGAAGTTTTTTTTAGATTTCTAAAACAGGAACTTCATGCAAGTCATCTTCTTTCACTCAATAAAAATGGTATAGAAGTAATGATTTACATGACTCTTATTACAGCTATGCTTATACTGATCTATAAAAAAGCAAATAATATAGGATATAAAACAGCCAAAAGAAGATTTGCTATGGAGATAAGAAACCTTGCCATATCCATATTAATAATAGGGGCAGGTGGAAATCCTGATAAAGTCTTTAAAACTTAA